Proteins from one Syngnathus scovelli strain Florida chromosome 9, RoL_Ssco_1.2, whole genome shotgun sequence genomic window:
- the faxcb gene encoding failed axon connections homolog isoform X1: MYWAAGFASSRPCVVDLGRNHSLPLGLCVSEQPQSLYGYIIAFPLQDYGGIMTALGSDSWWKKTLYITGGALLAAAAYLLHELLAIRKEQELDSKDAIILHQFSRPKNGVPSLSPFCLKIETYLRMVDLPYQNYFDGKLSAQGKMPWLEYNYEQVSGSEFIVDFLEEKLGVNLNHNLTPEERAVSRAVTKMVEEHLYWTIAYCQWVDNLEETQKLLAMSGPLSDTLKWLLSRLNGSMVRREMYGHGIGRFSKEEVYALMEKDMRTLATLLGDKKYFMGSKISTLDATVFGHLAQAMWTLPGTRPEQLIKGELINLAMFCERMRRKFWPEWFVEVEDLYYDGDSESSRCTPSPTGLLDFGLFSRTDTLDDSDGSSHSAGHTHAHTPGSDHSLFDSDVGTGSDNETQLKDEAMPDLEV; this comes from the exons ATGTACTGGGCTGCTGGCTTCGCCTCTTCCCGGCCGTGTGTGGTGGATCTCGGGCGGAATCACAGCCTCCCCCTCGGGCTGTGTGTGTCCGAGCAGCCGCAGTCGTTGTATGGATATATCATCGCCTTCCCTTTGCAGGACTACGGTGGCATTATGACAGCTCTGGGCTCCGACTCCTGGTGGAAGAAGACCCTTTACATCACCGGGGGGGCCCTCCTGGCTGCTGCAGCCTACCTCCTGCACGAGCTGCTCGCCATCAG GAAGGAGCAGGAGTTGGACTCTAAAGATGCCATCATCCTCCATCAGTTCTCCAGACCAAAGAATGGTGTTCCCAGCCTCTCACCTTTCTGCCTCAAAATAGAAACTTATCTGAGAATGGTGGACCTACCCTATCAG AACTATTTTGATGGGAAATTGTCAGCACAGGGCAAGATGCCTTGGCTGGAGTACAACTACGAGCAGGTCTCAGGGTCCGAGTTTATCGTTGACTTCTTGGAAGAGAAACTGGGGGTCAACCTCAACCACAACCTCACGCCGGAGGAGAGAGCTGTGTCTCGAGCAGTCACCAAAATGGTTGAAGAACATCTATACTG GACGATCGCCTACTGTCAGTGGGTGGACAACTTGGAGGAAACCCAGAAGCTTCTGGCAATGAGTGGGCCTCTTAGCGACACACTAAAATGGCTGCTGAGCCGCCTGAACGGCAGCATGGTACGCAGAGAGATGTACGGCCACGGCATCGGTCGCTTCTCCAAAGAGGAAGTCTACGCCTTGATGGAGAAGGACATGAGGACACTGGCCACCCTGCTGG GTGATAAGAAATACTTCATGGGCTCCAAGATATCCACATTAGATGCCACAGTGTTTGGACATCTTGCTCAGGCCATGTGGACACTGCCTGGTACGCGACCAGAACAACTCATTAAAG GGGAACTGATCAACCTAGCCATGTTCTGTGAACGGATGCGAAGGAAGTTCTGGCCTGAATGGTTTGTGGAGGTAGAGGATCTTTATTACGATGGAGACAGCGAGAGCAGCCGCTGCACGCCGTCGCCGACTGGTCTGCTGGACTTCGGGCTCTTCTCCAGAACTGACACTTTGGACGACAGCGACGGCAGCAGCCACTCGGccggacacacgcacgcacacacgcccgGCTCTGACCACTCGCTATTTGACTCGGATGTGGGCACAGGGTCGGACAATGAAACCCAGCTCAAGGATGAAGCGATGCCCGACTTGGAGGTTTGA
- the coq3 gene encoding ubiquinone biosynthesis O-methyltransferase, mitochondrial, with protein sequence MLANKFGRTVVRLCCCNAVPLCGVSQRHMGRHRSVWAVACQQRTLWLQMNVAERTKQIAVHRQLSTKTSHQTTVDPDELKRFRSLASKWWDENGEFRALHSMNDLRVPFIRDNLLNVHKAHHPGKPLAGLRVLDVGCGGGLLAEPLGRLGASVLGIDPVEDSIGTAQLHLSYDPDLGERVGYRACTLEELSADAAGGEMDRGDVLFDAIVASEVVEHLADLETFAICCSHVLKPGGSLFITTINKTNLSYALAIVAAEQLMRIVPRGTHDWEKFISPVDLERRLESNGFSVQSVQGMMYNPASGGWSWINSTAINYALHAVKLAEEPNSDPKMGKPENSTASHS encoded by the exons ATGCTTGCAAACAAGTTTGGCCGTACCGTGGTTAGGTTGTGTTGCTGCAACGCAGTGCCCTTATGCGGTGTTAGCCAGAGACATATGGGTCGGCACCGATCTGTTTGGGCTGTGGCGTGTCAACAGCGGACACTGTGGCTCCAGATGAATGTTGCGGAGCGGACAAAACAGATTGCCGTGCACCGTCAACTCAG TACAAAAACATCCCATCAAACCACAGTGGACCCTGATGAGCTGAAAAGGTTTCGATCACTGGCCAGCAAGTGGTGGGATGAAAATGGCGAGTTCAGAGCCCTTCACTCCATGAATGACCTGAGAGTGCCTTTCATAAG AGATAATCTGCTGAATGTGCACAAAGCACATCATCCTGGAAAACCACTTGCCGGACTAAGAGTTCTGGATGTCGGCTGTGGAGGCGGCCTGCTCGCTGAG CCTCTTGGTCGCCTGGGAGCCAGCGTGTTAGGTATCGACCCAGTGGAGGATAGCATTGGCACGGCACAGCTGCATTTGTCGTATGACCCCGATCTTGGCGAGCGGGTCGGCTATCGGGCGTGCACCCTGGAGGAGCTGTCGGCAGATGCGGCGGGAGGAGAGATGGACCGCGGAGACGTCCTGTTTGATGCCATCGTAGCGTCCGAGGTCGTGGAACATCTGGCTGACCTGGAAACATTTGCAATCTGCTGCAGCCACGTGCTGAAG CCAGGCGGCTCACTCTTCATCACCACCATTAATAAAACCAACCTGTCATATGCCTTGGCTATTGTGGCGGCCGAGCAGCTGATGCGTATCGTTCCCAGGGGGACGCACGACTGGGAAAAGTTCATCAGCCCAGTAGATCTGGAGCGCCGTCTAGAGTCAA ATGGTTTCTCGGTGCAGTCGGTCCAAGGTATGATGTACAATCCAGCATCAGGAGGCTGGAGCTGGATCAACAGCACTGCCATCAATTATGCTCTGCACGCTGTCAAATTGGCTGAGGAGCCCAACTCAGACCCCAAAATGGGCAAACCGGAGAACTCCACAGCATCACACAGCTAA
- the faxcb gene encoding failed axon connections homolog isoform X2, protein MVGGFNMNYLFYFRDYGGIMTALGSDSWWKKTLYITGGALLAAAAYLLHELLAIRKEQELDSKDAIILHQFSRPKNGVPSLSPFCLKIETYLRMVDLPYQNYFDGKLSAQGKMPWLEYNYEQVSGSEFIVDFLEEKLGVNLNHNLTPEERAVSRAVTKMVEEHLYWTIAYCQWVDNLEETQKLLAMSGPLSDTLKWLLSRLNGSMVRREMYGHGIGRFSKEEVYALMEKDMRTLATLLGDKKYFMGSKISTLDATVFGHLAQAMWTLPGTRPEQLIKGELINLAMFCERMRRKFWPEWFVEVEDLYYDGDSESSRCTPSPTGLLDFGLFSRTDTLDDSDGSSHSAGHTHAHTPGSDHSLFDSDVGTGSDNETQLKDEAMPDLEV, encoded by the exons ATGGTCGGCGGCTTCAACATGAATTACCTCTTCTACTTCCGA GACTACGGTGGCATTATGACAGCTCTGGGCTCCGACTCCTGGTGGAAGAAGACCCTTTACATCACCGGGGGGGCCCTCCTGGCTGCTGCAGCCTACCTCCTGCACGAGCTGCTCGCCATCAG GAAGGAGCAGGAGTTGGACTCTAAAGATGCCATCATCCTCCATCAGTTCTCCAGACCAAAGAATGGTGTTCCCAGCCTCTCACCTTTCTGCCTCAAAATAGAAACTTATCTGAGAATGGTGGACCTACCCTATCAG AACTATTTTGATGGGAAATTGTCAGCACAGGGCAAGATGCCTTGGCTGGAGTACAACTACGAGCAGGTCTCAGGGTCCGAGTTTATCGTTGACTTCTTGGAAGAGAAACTGGGGGTCAACCTCAACCACAACCTCACGCCGGAGGAGAGAGCTGTGTCTCGAGCAGTCACCAAAATGGTTGAAGAACATCTATACTG GACGATCGCCTACTGTCAGTGGGTGGACAACTTGGAGGAAACCCAGAAGCTTCTGGCAATGAGTGGGCCTCTTAGCGACACACTAAAATGGCTGCTGAGCCGCCTGAACGGCAGCATGGTACGCAGAGAGATGTACGGCCACGGCATCGGTCGCTTCTCCAAAGAGGAAGTCTACGCCTTGATGGAGAAGGACATGAGGACACTGGCCACCCTGCTGG GTGATAAGAAATACTTCATGGGCTCCAAGATATCCACATTAGATGCCACAGTGTTTGGACATCTTGCTCAGGCCATGTGGACACTGCCTGGTACGCGACCAGAACAACTCATTAAAG GGGAACTGATCAACCTAGCCATGTTCTGTGAACGGATGCGAAGGAAGTTCTGGCCTGAATGGTTTGTGGAGGTAGAGGATCTTTATTACGATGGAGACAGCGAGAGCAGCCGCTGCACGCCGTCGCCGACTGGTCTGCTGGACTTCGGGCTCTTCTCCAGAACTGACACTTTGGACGACAGCGACGGCAGCAGCCACTCGGccggacacacgcacgcacacacgcccgGCTCTGACCACTCGCTATTTGACTCGGATGTGGGCACAGGGTCGGACAATGAAACCCAGCTCAAGGATGAAGCGATGCCCGACTTGGAGGTTTGA
- the LOC125974936 gene encoding uncharacterized protein gives MDFVEGSIGIYRPLMKFFDTPAYKQSMQTCWNAVSYKLQIGVLAELFRLQQNNLIPSEVTADAMADLLVEETNNSLRVKLWEFDVEDCFKAESKLVFEVNSSMKMRDIDFEARRLLDSPEMIPPYLKHNRILRKAQQFAESLKQQKTTCADLLSSREMVIKVLPKVLQSFWLPPPTTPFTMPSRYLSKMAVGVTQAVLDRVSPTLSSVQIQFSYSIRDNLVLSVQEKVRQAFSVHELVESIHSFQPEFLKTIIDVTVEEISARSHLFVSLTSSPSPDLSSETASLPDDDNPSEEPTTEIDSIVSEEAIDLQLPQLLPSSKEEGISQYVKMSILSNISNWVKTIFVREHKLRS, from the exons ATGGATTTTGTTGAAGGTAGCATTGGCATCTACAGACCCCTTATG AAGTTTTTTGACACTCCTGCATATAAACAATCAATGCAGACTTGCTGGAATGCTGTCTCCTATAAACTACAA atcgGAGTCTTGGCAGAACTTTTTAGGCTCCAGCAGAATAACCTGATCCCATCTGAGGTAACTGCTGACGCAATGGCTGACCTGCTGGTGGAGGAGACAAATAATTCACTTCGAGTAAA GCTTTGGGAGTTTGATGTGGAAGATTGCTTTAAGGCTGAGTCCAAACTG GTTTTTGAGGTGAACAGCAGCATGAAGATGAGAGACATTGATTTTGAAGCCAGGAGGCTCCTTGATTCTCCTGAGATGATCCCTCCCTACTTAAA ACATAATAGGATCCTCCGCAAAGCTCAACAGTTTGCTGAGAGCTTGAAGCAGCAGAAAACCACTTGTGCTGATCTCCTCAGTTCACGTGAGATGGTGATAAAGGTTCTTCCAAAAGTCCTGCAGAGCTTTTGGTTGCCTCCTCCAACCACCCCCTTTACCATGCCATCCAGATATCTTAGCAAAATGGCCGTCGGAGTGACGCAGGCTGTGTTAGACCGTGTCTCCCCGACACTGTCCTCTGTCCAAATCCAATTCTCCTACTCCATAAGAGACAATTTGGTCCTGTCAGTCCAGGAAAAAGTGAGACAGGCTTTCAGTGTGCACGAACTGGTGGAGAGCATTCACAGCTTTcaaccagagttcttaaagaccATTATAGATGTTACAGTTGAAGAAATCAGTGCACGCTCTCATCTTTTTGTGTCCCTCACATCGTCACCATCTCCAGATCTGTCCTCAGAGACAGCTTCACTCCCAGATGATGACAACCCGAGTGAGGAGCCAACCACAGAAATTGACTCAATCGTCAGCGAAGAAGCTATTGATTTACAATTGCCTCAATTACTTCCTTCAAGCAAAGAAGAAGGAATCAGCCAGTATGTGAAAATGAGCATACTCAGTAACATTTCAAACTGGGTGAAAACAATATTTGTCAGAGAGCACAAACTAAGATCATAG